In a single window of the Bacteroidota bacterium genome:
- a CDS encoding DUF190 domain-containing protein, producing the protein MNKLLNSFLKRKKLFLVIFSFIVAFSVRLFYLDTPVSETRSIDLNFNIDGGQLVKYRINPYNYNEGSEMRDKIRLDLSSYNAIIDGYIEKWNFHVTKRSPLTLIYYSVISKITTGDLESYRIIFAFVDAILSALIVLFLLQFWLIKQTFLNLLLILGMGVFSPTLLLWGTIIPADAGLGILLMILAIYFARGKKWINSAIFLGCSIAFMKVGMFIFPICFYLIINTPNNIFRTDRHDLIQGYKYTILTLLISCIWFVPFYPDVMYIIQSGLVSNHVTEPEHASIWIFMKQLFPNSWIILKDLIIVCIALIWSYQFIYKKIDIMMMSIFVLILGSAILPLHYDLAEMNIGIIISIIAFGLVNSHFAQILGWYSIIAGSLLLFADPSVYNEEHDAMYALSYLLLFSSYPLFYSGFYKWIQSNLKEKLFRIFIRESDKYKGFPLHEVIAEMAKKGKFNEITIHKEVNKLITNSEIYKSNAVDLAFDKIMIVEIADEKEKLNKFYYNIKHFLQRKKFEFVLFNESNPIVKNVASLEGFIRQKNLSENLIGLKVNLDMNEYYSLLGLFSDNLLNNIQQIQLQINKGNMDPDKSIINKFKELLNKNQFYEFKKNENHGGIFETVIYFSRSS; encoded by the coding sequence ATGAATAAATTATTAAATTCGTTTTTGAAAAGAAAAAAATTATTTCTTGTTATTTTCTCATTTATTGTTGCTTTCTCTGTTAGACTATTTTATTTAGATACTCCTGTAAGTGAAACAAGATCAATTGATCTGAATTTTAATATCGATGGCGGACAGCTTGTAAAATATAGAATAAACCCATATAATTATAATGAAGGAAGTGAAATGCGAGACAAAATTCGTCTTGATCTTAGTTCTTATAACGCTATAATTGATGGATATATTGAAAAATGGAACTTTCATGTCACAAAAAGATCTCCTCTTACCTTAATCTACTATAGTGTAATAAGTAAAATAACAACCGGAGATTTAGAATCTTATAGAATTATTTTTGCATTTGTTGATGCTATATTATCAGCACTCATCGTGCTGTTTCTATTGCAATTTTGGCTAATAAAACAGACATTTTTAAACCTCCTTTTAATATTAGGGATGGGTGTCTTTTCTCCAACACTCTTGTTGTGGGGAACTATTATTCCTGCTGATGCAGGGCTTGGAATATTATTAATGATCTTAGCTATTTATTTTGCAAGAGGTAAAAAATGGATTAATAGTGCAATTTTTCTTGGATGTTCCATCGCATTCATGAAAGTCGGAATGTTTATTTTTCCAATTTGCTTTTATTTAATTATCAATACTCCGAACAATATTTTTAGGACTGACAGGCATGATCTTATCCAAGGGTACAAATATACTATACTAACCTTATTAATTTCTTGCATTTGGTTTGTTCCTTTTTATCCGGATGTTATGTATATTATCCAATCAGGATTAGTTTCAAACCATGTCACAGAACCGGAACATGCATCAATATGGATTTTTATGAAACAATTATTTCCAAACTCTTGGATTATTTTAAAAGATCTGATAATTGTTTGTATTGCACTAATTTGGTCTTATCAATTTATTTATAAAAAAATTGATATTATGATGATGTCAATTTTTGTTCTGATTCTTGGCTCAGCTATTTTGCCGTTGCACTATGATCTTGCTGAAATGAATATTGGAATTATAATTTCTATAATTGCTTTCGGGCTTGTGAATTCTCATTTTGCACAAATACTCGGATGGTATTCAATTATTGCTGGAAGTTTGCTTTTGTTTGCTGATCCTTCTGTTTATAATGAAGAGCACGATGCGATGTATGCTTTATCTTATCTTTTATTATTCAGTTCATATCCCTTATTTTATTCTGGATTTTATAAATGGATACAATCTAATCTTAAAGAAAAGTTATTTCGGATTTTTATTAGAGAATCTGATAAATATAAGGGCTTCCCATTACATGAAGTGATTGCCGAGATGGCAAAAAAAGGAAAATTCAATGAGATAACCATTCATAAGGAAGTGAATAAATTGATAACTAATTCTGAAATTTATAAAAGCAACGCAGTCGATCTGGCTTTTGACAAAATTATGATAGTTGAAATAGCTGATGAAAAGGAAAAATTAAATAAATTTTATTATAATATTAAACATTTTTTACAAAGGAAAAAGTTTGAATTTGTTTTGTTTAATGAAAGTAATCCTATTGTTAAAAATGTTGCCAGTCTTGAAGGTTTTATAAGACAAAAGAATCTTTCTGAAAATTTGATTGGATTAAAAGTTAATCTTGATATGAATGAATATTATAGCTTGCTTGGATTATTTTCGGATAATTTGTTAAATAATATTCAACAAATACAGCTGCAAATAAATAAAGGTAATATGGATCCTGATAAAAGCATAATTAATAAGTTTAAAGAATTATTAAATAAAAATCAATTCTATGAATTTAAAAAGAATGAAAATCACGGAGGAATTTTTGAAACAGTAATATATTTTAGCAGATCATCTTGA
- a CDS encoding FkbM family methyltransferase: MKFKDVRIGLIKILIDLNEKLFFERLMRDFYKKSEKINIVIDVGANKGQSIDFFLTINPECKIYAIEPNPELFSLLVKKYSGNANIKIFNFGISDKVGDKLFFENVLDYTSSFEELNMNSEYLKKKAKILGVDKDAIITKSYSVNVTTLSEFIKMCGFNENIDVLKIDTEGHEYYCLEGLFLDKSEAKIKYIQLENHNDDMYFNRIKFSQINELLNKNYFFECKKIKHGYGDFDEVIFSCKTSPKNFLKKD, translated from the coding sequence AGGCTAATGAGGGATTTCTATAAAAAGAGTGAAAAAATAAATATTGTAATAGATGTTGGTGCAAATAAGGGGCAAAGTATTGATTTCTTTTTGACAATAAATCCAGAATGTAAGATTTATGCTATTGAACCAAATCCCGAACTTTTTTCATTACTAGTTAAAAAATATTCTGGTAATGCAAATATTAAAATTTTCAATTTTGGAATATCAGATAAAGTAGGTGATAAGTTGTTTTTTGAAAATGTACTGGATTATACTTCCTCGTTTGAAGAACTAAACATGAATTCGGAATACCTGAAGAAAAAAGCTAAAATATTAGGTGTTGATAAAGATGCAATTATTACAAAGAGTTATTCAGTAAATGTAACCACTTTGTCTGAATTTATTAAGATGTGCGGATTCAATGAAAATATAGATGTTTTAAAAATTGACACAGAAGGGCATGAATATTATTGTTTGGAAGGACTTTTTTTAGATAAGTCAGAAGCCAAAATTAAGTATATTCAACTGGAAAATCATAATGATGACATGTATTTTAATAGGATTAAATTCAGTCAAATTAACGAATTGTTAAACAAGAATTATTTTTTTGAATGTAAGAAAATTAAACATGGCTACGGTGATTTTGATGAAGTGATATTTTCTTGTAAAACTTCACCAAAAAATTTTTTGAAAAAAGATTAA